A region of Periplaneta americana isolate PAMFEO1 chromosome 16, P.americana_PAMFEO1_priV1, whole genome shotgun sequence DNA encodes the following proteins:
- the LOC138691934 gene encoding zinc finger protein ZFP2-like isoform X1, whose product MMDVFKTEPEFDPLAVQTNEDSDKEDKSVLEDENFMNVYVPGIKTESVDPSDDPLSEVKCEETSVKSEIQEDWGKTNTQKGELKMEDRLDDNERSVAGTHSRGLWTQNTSHCHNRAQNDRVTSQQMQELSVSSEKPSYDNIRCEILKELLLRKDEKDRIPTTETNDSSVNCTNSSRSFETLQRDLVCHTHEKSFVQKAAEKKGFKCDICGQILSRSYSLKRHLRQHTGEKPFTCDVCCKSFSDPSHFKIHQRQHTGEKPFKCHVCGRCFSNSRHRTMHVRRHTGDKRYKCDVCGERFLRSVSLKRHLSQHTGQKPFKCVTCGKCFSDSRYLTIHIRLHTGEKPFKCHLCDKSFVGSAYLKVHIRQHTGEKPFKCHVCGKSFANTTHRTTHVRQHTGDKRYICEICGHRFFQSGTMKRHLRKHTGEKPFKCDICGNSFSELGYLKRHPCHHSVESTLTTASQ is encoded by the exons ATGATGGATGTGTTCAAGACAGAACCAGAGTTCGATCCGTTGGCCGTACAAACAAATGAGGACTCAGACAAAGAAGATAAATCTGTATTGGAG GATGAGAATTTTATGAACGTGTACGTCCCTGGGATAAAGACAGAGAGTGTGGACCCCAGCGATGATCCGTTATCGGAGGTGAAATGTGAAGAAACTTCAGTGAAGTCTGAAATTCAG GAAGACTGGGGCAAAACCAACACACAGAAAGGAGAGCTGAAAATGGAAGACAGACTGGACGATAATGAGAGGAG TGTTGCAGGTACTCATAGCAGGGGGCTTTGGACTCAAAACACATCGCACTGCCACAACCGGGCCCAAAATGATCGTGTTACCAGTCAACAAATGCAGGAGTTAAGCGTTTCCTCAGAAAAACCTTCTTATGACAATATTCGCTGTGAAATACTGAAGGAATTGCTTCTAAGAAAGGATGAAAAGGACAGAATTCCGACAACAGAAACCAACGACAGTTCAGTGAACTGTACAAATTCTTCTAGATCTTTCGAAACTCTGCAGAGAGACTTGGTGTGTCATACACATGAAAAATCATTCGTACAAAAAGCCGCGGAAAAAAAGGGAtttaaatgtgatatttgtggccAAATTCTTTCACGCTCATATTCCCTGAAACGACATCTTCGCCAACACACAGGCGAAAAACCATTCACATGCGACGTGTGTTGTAAAAGTTTCTCAGATCCTTCACACTTCAAAATACATCAGCGACAGCACACGGGCGAAAAGCCGTTCAAGTGCCATGTGTGTGGTAGATGTTTCTCAAATTCCAGGCATCGGACAATGCATGTACGCCGGCACACGGGAGACAAGCGCTacaagtgtgatgtttgtggtgaAAGATTTCTGCGTTCAGTATCCCTGAAAAGACATTTAAGCCAGCACACAGGccaaaaaccattcaaatgcgtcACTTGTGGTAAATGTTTCTCAGATTCTCGGTACCTTACAATACACATACGCCTGCACACAGGCGAAAAACCGTTCAAATGCCATCTCTGCGATAAAAGTTTCGTGGGATCTGCGTACCTTAAAGTACATATACGCCAGCACACAGGAGAAAAGCCGTTCAAATGCCATGTCTGTGGTAAAAGTTTCGCAAATACCACGCATCGCACGACTCATGTACGCCAGCACACAGGAGACAAACGCTACATATGTGAGATTTGTGGTCACAGGTTTTTTCAGTCAGGGACTATGAAGAGACATCTACGCAAGCACACgggcgagaaaccattcaaatgcgatatttGCGGCAATAGCTTCTCAGAATTGGGATATCTCAAAAGACATCCATGTCATCACTCTGTTGAGAGCACATTGACTACCGCTTCTCAGTGA
- the LOC138691934 gene encoding zinc finger protein ZFP2-like isoform X2 gives MEDRLDDNERSVAGTHSRGLWTQNTSHCHNRAQNDRVTSQQMQELSVSSEKPSYDNIRCEILKELLLRKDEKDRIPTTETNDSSVNCTNSSRSFETLQRDLVCHTHEKSFVQKAAEKKGFKCDICGQILSRSYSLKRHLRQHTGEKPFTCDVCCKSFSDPSHFKIHQRQHTGEKPFKCHVCGRCFSNSRHRTMHVRRHTGDKRYKCDVCGERFLRSVSLKRHLSQHTGQKPFKCVTCGKCFSDSRYLTIHIRLHTGEKPFKCHLCDKSFVGSAYLKVHIRQHTGEKPFKCHVCGKSFANTTHRTTHVRQHTGDKRYICEICGHRFFQSGTMKRHLRKHTGEKPFKCDICGNSFSELGYLKRHPCHHSVESTLTTASQ, from the exons ATGGAAGACAGACTGGACGATAATGAGAGGAG TGTTGCAGGTACTCATAGCAGGGGGCTTTGGACTCAAAACACATCGCACTGCCACAACCGGGCCCAAAATGATCGTGTTACCAGTCAACAAATGCAGGAGTTAAGCGTTTCCTCAGAAAAACCTTCTTATGACAATATTCGCTGTGAAATACTGAAGGAATTGCTTCTAAGAAAGGATGAAAAGGACAGAATTCCGACAACAGAAACCAACGACAGTTCAGTGAACTGTACAAATTCTTCTAGATCTTTCGAAACTCTGCAGAGAGACTTGGTGTGTCATACACATGAAAAATCATTCGTACAAAAAGCCGCGGAAAAAAAGGGAtttaaatgtgatatttgtggccAAATTCTTTCACGCTCATATTCCCTGAAACGACATCTTCGCCAACACACAGGCGAAAAACCATTCACATGCGACGTGTGTTGTAAAAGTTTCTCAGATCCTTCACACTTCAAAATACATCAGCGACAGCACACGGGCGAAAAGCCGTTCAAGTGCCATGTGTGTGGTAGATGTTTCTCAAATTCCAGGCATCGGACAATGCATGTACGCCGGCACACGGGAGACAAGCGCTacaagtgtgatgtttgtggtgaAAGATTTCTGCGTTCAGTATCCCTGAAAAGACATTTAAGCCAGCACACAGGccaaaaaccattcaaatgcgtcACTTGTGGTAAATGTTTCTCAGATTCTCGGTACCTTACAATACACATACGCCTGCACACAGGCGAAAAACCGTTCAAATGCCATCTCTGCGATAAAAGTTTCGTGGGATCTGCGTACCTTAAAGTACATATACGCCAGCACACAGGAGAAAAGCCGTTCAAATGCCATGTCTGTGGTAAAAGTTTCGCAAATACCACGCATCGCACGACTCATGTACGCCAGCACACAGGAGACAAACGCTACATATGTGAGATTTGTGGTCACAGGTTTTTTCAGTCAGGGACTATGAAGAGACATCTACGCAAGCACACgggcgagaaaccattcaaatgcgatatttGCGGCAATAGCTTCTCAGAATTGGGATATCTCAAAAGACATCCATGTCATCACTCTGTTGAGAGCACATTGACTACCGCTTCTCAGTGA
- the LOC138691930 gene encoding zinc finger protein ZFP2-like, translating into MMDVIKTEPEVDPLAVQTNDDSDKEDNKSVLEDKNSLSVYVSGIKTESVDPSDDPLSEVKYEETSVKSEIQDDWCNASTPEGDLKVEDAVEDSESVPGTHNSGHWTQRTSNSCKIAQDDQDTTQRIQEICASSETPSDDRTGCQIQNGFLLRKKEEERLRTMESGDTSVTCSICPKSFATFENLQTHLDTHTYEKSFVHRDEENKGFKCNICGKILSRSHSLKRHLRHHTGEKPYICDMCGKTFSDSSYLKIHKRQHTGEKPFKCDVCDKSFSNSRHRTMHVRLHIGDKRYKCDVCGERFLRLTSLKRHVSHHTGEKPFKCDMCGKSFADYAYLTIHIRLHTGEKPFKCHVCGKCFANETHHTTHVRRHTGDKRYVCDVCGKQFVQLGTLKRHARQHTGEKPFKCHVCGKSYSDNRNLTAHVRQCTGDKRFKCELCDRRFSQSGSLKRHLRYHKGEKAFKCDICGKGFGESRNLKRHSCQHSVIKSLGSDNINPTAGSQCDVMLSIPHCR; encoded by the exons ATGATGGATGTGATCAAGACAGAACCAGAGGTCGATCCGTTGGCTGTACAAACAAATGACGACTCAGACAAAGAAGATAACAAATCTGTATTGGAG GATAAGAATTCCTTGAGCGTGTACGTCTCCGGGATAAAGACAGAGAGTGTGGACCCCAGCGATGATCCGTTATCAGAGGTGAAATATGAAGAAACTTCAGTGAAGTCTGAAATTCAG GATGATTGGTGCAATGCCAGCACACCAGAAGGAGATCTGAAAGTGGAAGACGCAGTGGAAGATAGTGAGAG TGTTCCAGGTACTCACAACAGTGGACATTGGACTCAAAGAACATCAAACTCCTGCAAAATCGCCCAGGATGATCAAGATACCACTCAACGAATCCAGGAGATATGTGCTTCCTCAGAAACACCTTCTGACGATAGGACTGGCTGTCAAATACAGAACGGATTTCTTCTGagaaagaaggaagaggagaGACTTCGGACAATGGAGAGTGGCGACACTTCGGTGACCTGCAGTATCTGTCCAAAGTCTTTTGCAACTTTCGAAAATCTACAGACACATCTGGACACCCACACATATGAGAAATCATTCGTACATCGTGACGAGGAAAACAAGGgatttaaatgtaatatttgtggTAAAATTCTTTCACGTTCACATTCCCTGAAACGACACCTTCGCCACCACACAGGCGAAAAACCATACATATGCGACATGTGTGGTAAAACTTTCTCAGATTCTTCATACCTCAAAATACATAAGCGACAACACACGGGCGAGAAGCCGttcaaatgcgatgtgtgtgataaaagtttctcaaattCCAGGCATCGTACAATGCATGTCCGTCTGCATATTGGAGACAAGCGTtataaatgtgatgtttgtggtgaaAGATTTCTGCGTTTAACGTCTCTGAAAAGACATGTGAGCCATCACACAGGggaaaaaccattcaaatgcgatatgTGTGGTAAGAGTTTCGCAGATTATGCATACCTTACGATACATATACGCCTGCACACGGGTGAAAAGCCGTTCAAATGCCATGTGTGCGGCAAATGTTTCGCAAatgaaacacatcacacaacTCATGTACGCCGGCACACTGGAGACAAGCGCTATGTGTGTGACGTTTGTGGGAAACAATTTGTTCAGTTGGGAACTCTGAAGAGACATGCACGTCAGCACACAGGCGAAAAACCGTTCAAATGTCACGTGTGTGGTAAAAGTTACTCTGATAACAGGAATCTGACAGCTCATGTGCGGCAGTGTACAGGAGACAAACGTTTCAAATGTGAGCTTTGTGATCGGAGGTTTTCGCAGTCAGGATCTCTGAAGCGACATCTACGCTACCACAAGGGCGAGAAAGCATTCAAATGCGATATTTGCGGCAAGGGCTTTGGAGAATCGAGAAATCTCAAAAGACATTCATGTCAACACTCTGTTATTAAGTCGCTGGGTAGCGATAATATTAACCCTACTGCAGGCTCTCAGTGTGACGTCATGTTGAGCATCCCTCATTGTCGATAG
- the LOC138691934 gene encoding uncharacterized protein isoform X3, whose translation MMDVFKTEPEFDPLAVQTNEDSDKEDKSVLEDENFMNVYVPGIKTESVDPSDDPLSEVKCEETSVKSEIQEDWGKTNTQKGELKMEDRLDDNERRYS comes from the exons ATGATGGATGTGTTCAAGACAGAACCAGAGTTCGATCCGTTGGCCGTACAAACAAATGAGGACTCAGACAAAGAAGATAAATCTGTATTGGAG GATGAGAATTTTATGAACGTGTACGTCCCTGGGATAAAGACAGAGAGTGTGGACCCCAGCGATGATCCGTTATCGGAGGTGAAATGTGAAGAAACTTCAGTGAAGTCTGAAATTCAG GAAGACTGGGGCAAAACCAACACACAGAAAGGAGAGCTGAAAATGGAAGACAGACTGGACGATAATGAGAGGAG GTACTCATAG